From one Mucilaginibacter terrenus genomic stretch:
- a CDS encoding Gfo/Idh/MocA family protein produces MKIAMLGSGFIARFYADSLVAHRRVDQLFAVYGRSADKAKKFADDYKLSFHSTSMQEVIEHPEVDVVVISLPNDLHLAAVEACAKAGKHVLCTKPLGRTAAEAKQMLDLVEQAGIMGGYLEDLCYGPKFLKSLASVKAGALGRILWAKSREAHPGPHSNWFWNKEQSGGGAIVDLGCHCIEIARNYIGKDIRPVEVMCWAATQVHPIDAEDNAIGMVKYANGAIGQFEVSWCFRGGMDLRDEVMGTEGTIWLNNFLRTGFDMFSTGKGGGYVAEKAESSSGWLFPVGDEVNELGYNHMFTDMFEAIEQNREPAETFYDGYVVNAIIDAAYASAKSGVWEPVQLEDWRGNNDTKIATEFASYDEQYYLIKEEILPHGDRKLILKDKTTGEVIVRDL; encoded by the coding sequence ATGAAAATTGCTATGCTCGGCTCCGGCTTTATTGCGCGGTTCTATGCCGATTCGCTGGTGGCGCACCGCCGTGTAGATCAGCTTTTTGCTGTGTACGGCCGGAGTGCAGATAAAGCCAAAAAGTTTGCTGATGATTACAAGCTATCCTTCCACAGCACCAGTATGCAGGAGGTGATTGAACACCCTGAGGTGGATGTAGTGGTAATATCTCTCCCCAACGATCTGCACCTTGCCGCCGTTGAAGCCTGCGCTAAAGCAGGTAAACATGTACTTTGTACAAAGCCGCTTGGCCGCACGGCGGCAGAGGCAAAACAAATGCTGGACCTTGTAGAACAGGCTGGCATTATGGGCGGTTACCTGGAAGACTTATGTTACGGACCAAAGTTCCTGAAATCGCTGGCAAGTGTTAAGGCAGGCGCCCTGGGCAGGATACTATGGGCCAAAAGCCGCGAAGCGCACCCCGGCCCGCACAGCAACTGGTTTTGGAACAAAGAGCAAAGCGGGGGCGGTGCCATTGTAGATCTCGGTTGTCATTGTATCGAGATCGCGCGTAACTATATTGGTAAGGACATCAGACCGGTTGAGGTGATGTGCTGGGCAGCTACCCAGGTACACCCTATTGATGCTGAAGATAATGCAATAGGTATGGTGAAGTACGCTAATGGCGCTATCGGCCAGTTTGAGGTGAGCTGGTGTTTCCGCGGCGGAATGGACCTGCGCGACGAGGTGATGGGCACCGAAGGTACCATCTGGCTTAATAACTTTTTACGTACAGGGTTCGATATGTTCAGTACAGGTAAAGGTGGCGGCTACGTTGCCGAAAAGGCGGAGAGCAGTAGCGGCTGGCTATTCCCGGTTGGCGACGAAGTAAATGAACTTGGATATAATCACATGTTTACCGACATGTTTGAAGCGATCGAGCAAAACCGTGAGCCGGCTGAGACCTTTTACGACGGGTATGTGGTGAACGCCATTATTGACGCGGCCTACGCATCTGCCAAAAGTGGTGTGTGGGAACCTGTTCAGCTTGAGGACTGGCGCGGTAATAACGATACCAAAATTGCTACTGAATTCGCCAGCTATGATGAACAATATTACCTTATCAAAGAAGAAATACTTCCGCACGGCGATAGAAAACTTATTCTGAAAGATAAAACCACTGGAGAGGTTATCGTAAGGGACTTGTAA
- a CDS encoding sugar phosphate isomerase/epimerase family protein, producing MNRRNFLYSSGILAAAMPLPGLLAFGEAPALSNPGIQLYMVREEMAKDPEGTLKQLGKMGYTQLESYGSDKGVFWGMNNKAFQKLANGYGLKLVSTHHNPMPVTEFEQLAAQSSEIGMKYLICPWLGPQKSIDVFKRAADDFNKRGEICKKHGLRYGYHPHDYPYKLVDGQLPIDVLLANTDKQLVDFQMDVYYTVSEGRDPYAYLFKHPGRFKLMHLRDVLKRRLPKGSKEESACDLGEGIINFPKLLSAAQHSGCKYFFVEQSRYDHETPLQSAAKNAKYLSRSPLAP from the coding sequence ATGAACAGAAGAAACTTTTTATACAGCAGTGGTATACTGGCTGCTGCTATGCCGTTGCCGGGCTTGTTAGCGTTTGGTGAAGCACCGGCGTTATCAAACCCGGGCATACAGCTCTATATGGTAAGAGAGGAAATGGCGAAGGACCCGGAAGGCACCTTGAAGCAGCTGGGCAAAATGGGCTATACTCAGCTGGAAAGCTATGGCAGCGACAAGGGCGTGTTTTGGGGCATGAACAACAAGGCTTTTCAAAAGCTTGCCAACGGATACGGCCTTAAGCTGGTATCTACCCATCATAATCCGATGCCTGTTACGGAATTTGAGCAACTTGCCGCTCAATCGTCAGAGATAGGCATGAAGTATTTGATATGCCCGTGGCTGGGACCTCAAAAGTCGATAGACGTATTTAAACGAGCGGCTGATGATTTTAATAAGCGGGGCGAGATTTGCAAAAAGCACGGTTTGCGCTATGGCTACCATCCGCATGATTACCCGTACAAGCTGGTAGACGGGCAACTACCAATTGATGTGCTGTTGGCGAATACTGATAAACAGTTGGTAGATTTCCAGATGGATGTTTACTATACGGTCAGCGAAGGGCGCGATCCATACGCCTACCTGTTTAAGCACCCTGGCCGCTTTAAACTGATGCACCTGCGGGATGTACTGAAGCGGCGACTGCCAAAAGGCAGTAAGGAGGAATCGGCTTGTGATTTGGGCGAGGGTATTATCAACTTTCCTAAGCTTTTATCAGCAGCGCAACACAGCGGCTGCAAATACTTTTTTGTTGAGCAGAGCCGCTATGACCACGAAACACCGCTGCAAAGCGCTGCTAAAAATGCAAAGTATCTTAGCCGGAGCCCCCTAGCCCCCTAA
- a CDS encoding GLPGLI family protein, producing MKRISIIALITCLFSGSLLAQNAHFTTSGTIEFEKKVNMYAFLKKRMTPDNESFLAPALEQYKKTQPQFKTLKSTLTFTNNKTLFTPEEPPETNNNNFFGNEPIAQQNNTIFTDLNTTISTANKKVFEQLFLVKDTVRRINWKITDETREIAGYKCRRANAVVMDSIYVVAFYSEEIPVSGGPETFTGLPGMILGVALPHENVTWFATKVTDLPVAETSLKVPNKGKAVNAAGLATTLKSALKDWGEYGQIYFKIFLL from the coding sequence ATGAAAAGAATATCAATTATAGCCCTTATTACCTGCCTGTTCAGCGGCAGCTTACTGGCTCAAAACGCCCACTTTACTACCAGCGGTACTATTGAGTTTGAGAAAAAGGTAAATATGTATGCCTTCCTGAAAAAACGCATGACGCCTGACAACGAGAGTTTTTTGGCACCTGCACTGGAGCAATACAAAAAAACGCAGCCGCAGTTTAAAACACTAAAAAGCACGCTAACTTTTACCAATAACAAAACCCTGTTTACACCTGAGGAACCACCAGAAACAAACAATAACAACTTTTTTGGTAATGAGCCTATTGCGCAGCAAAACAATACCATCTTCACCGACCTGAACACCACCATTAGTACGGCCAATAAAAAGGTGTTTGAGCAATTGTTCCTGGTAAAAGATACCGTACGTAGAATTAACTGGAAGATAACCGACGAGACCCGCGAAATAGCAGGTTACAAATGCCGCCGCGCCAATGCCGTGGTAATGGACTCCATATACGTGGTAGCTTTTTATTCTGAGGAGATCCCGGTAAGCGGCGGCCCCGAAACTTTCACCGGCTTACCCGGTATGATATTGGGTGTAGCCTTGCCTCACGAGAATGTAACCTGGTTTGCTACTAAAGTTACCGACCTGCCGGTTGCCGAAACATCACTTAAAGTACCTAACAAGGGAAAAGCGGTGAACGCAGCAGGCCTGGCAACTACCCTTAAATCAGCATTGAAGGACTGGGGAGAATACGGACAGATTTACTTTAAAATATTTTTGCTATAA
- a CDS encoding TonB-dependent receptor, translating to MKITISTLLLFFLFSAAAFAQKSYSVKGAAIDSASNAKLLNASVSVLNAKDSILRKFTRAGTGGAFSISGLNKGNYILMVTYPDYADYVEKFTLDSAHTDHNFGSINMQLKSRLLKEVLIKGTVSAIKIKGDTTEYNAAAFKIEPNSKVEDLIRQLPGMQVDKDGKITAQGQAVPKVLVDGEEFFGDDPTLVTKNLRADMVDKVQLYDKKSDQATFTGIDDGEKTKTINIKLKEDKKNGYFGKVNGGVGTDGFYESQALFNRFKGKEKFSGYATAANTGKTGLGWEDNNKLGNSDGLQFGDNGEIFIFGGGGDDLDSFDGRYNGQGLPKAYTGGLHYDKKFDADKQSINTNYKAGSLEVDGTNNSQTQNDLPGRSLKTNADGTDNNYMFRQKLDAMYQVKIDSTSNLKVTVDGTLKNSRTRSSNLSESMQNDTLLNRQDRSLRNYTDAQLFNATAFYNKKLKKTGRTFSVNFTVGTSDSKSKGNLNATTDYFKAGLLDSSRVIDQYKTNDMMSTKVLTNVTYTEPFSKYFSVVLNYGLNINNSEADRKSFDQTSPGVYNSLVDSLSSDYKFNQLANQGGAIFNYKKGKQTINFGTKVSAVRFKQVDQVTGDDFKRSFTNWNPTATYQYRFSQQKSFSLRYNGSPTQPTFDQIQPIRNNNDPLNITIGNPDLGPSFTHRFNINFNSYKTLTGQYLSGYGSYSFTTDPIVNNITTDTSGKNTIQYLNLPNRKQANYYGGFYFDRKIAALDFNVGLSANLNGNTYYSLKNGAENKTTSNTISGRLNFNKYVQKKFSFDIGAGPTYTRGQSSLNPNRNNNGRGFNANGRFNVYLPGKIQVGADGEYQYQAATQSFDTPFEQTIINANITKTFFKAENLKLILSGNDLLNQNSGFSRNASGLYISQSRYTTIRRYFMLSVQWDFNKMGGGAPAKK from the coding sequence ATGAAGATCACAATTTCTACCCTCCTGCTCTTTTTTCTTTTTTCTGCAGCGGCATTTGCGCAAAAAAGTTACTCTGTTAAAGGTGCCGCTATCGACTCCGCATCAAACGCAAAATTACTTAATGCAAGCGTCAGCGTTTTAAATGCTAAAGACTCCATCTTACGCAAGTTTACCCGCGCAGGTACCGGCGGCGCTTTTAGTATCTCGGGGCTTAACAAAGGAAACTACATCCTGATGGTCACCTACCCGGATTATGCAGATTATGTAGAAAAGTTTACGCTTGACTCGGCCCATACCGATCACAACTTTGGCAGCATCAACATGCAGCTCAAGTCCAGATTGCTTAAAGAGGTACTGATTAAAGGTACCGTGTCCGCCATAAAAATTAAAGGCGATACTACCGAGTATAACGCGGCTGCATTTAAGATAGAACCAAATTCAAAAGTAGAAGACCTGATTAGGCAGCTACCAGGTATGCAGGTTGATAAGGACGGTAAAATTACCGCGCAGGGACAAGCCGTACCAAAGGTACTGGTAGATGGTGAAGAATTTTTTGGTGACGACCCTACCCTGGTTACTAAAAACCTTCGTGCAGATATGGTGGACAAGGTGCAGCTATACGACAAGAAAAGCGACCAGGCTACCTTCACAGGTATTGATGATGGTGAAAAAACCAAAACCATTAACATTAAACTAAAAGAAGATAAAAAGAACGGCTACTTTGGTAAGGTAAACGGCGGTGTTGGTACTGATGGTTTTTACGAAAGCCAGGCTTTGTTCAATCGCTTTAAAGGCAAAGAAAAATTCTCGGGCTATGCTACAGCAGCTAACACAGGTAAAACCGGGCTAGGCTGGGAAGATAACAACAAGCTGGGCAACTCTGACGGTTTGCAGTTTGGCGATAACGGCGAGATATTCATCTTTGGTGGCGGCGGCGATGACCTGGATTCTTTCGACGGAAGATACAACGGCCAGGGCCTGCCAAAAGCATACACCGGCGGTTTACACTACGACAAAAAATTTGATGCTGATAAGCAGTCTATCAACACCAACTATAAAGCAGGTTCGCTGGAGGTTGATGGCACAAATAACAGCCAAACACAAAATGACCTCCCGGGCCGTTCATTAAAAACCAATGCCGACGGAACCGACAACAACTACATGTTCCGTCAGAAACTGGACGCGATGTACCAGGTAAAAATCGACTCCACCTCTAACTTAAAGGTGACGGTAGATGGTACGCTAAAAAACTCCCGTACACGCAGTAGTAACCTGTCTGAAAGTATGCAGAATGATACCTTACTTAACCGCCAGGATCGCAGCTTACGTAACTACACCGATGCGCAATTATTTAACGCAACGGCTTTTTACAACAAAAAACTAAAGAAAACAGGCCGTACTTTCTCTGTCAACTTTACTGTAGGTACCAGCGACAGCAAATCAAAGGGTAACCTTAATGCTACTACAGACTACTTTAAAGCGGGTCTGCTGGATAGCAGCCGCGTTATAGACCAGTATAAAACTAACGATATGATGAGCACCAAAGTGCTTACCAACGTTACCTATACCGAACCGTTTAGCAAGTACTTCTCTGTGGTGCTTAATTACGGATTGAACATTAACAATAGCGAGGCTGACCGCAAATCATTCGACCAAACCTCACCTGGTGTATATAATTCCCTTGTAGATTCACTCAGCAGCGATTACAAGTTCAATCAATTGGCTAACCAGGGTGGCGCTATCTTCAACTATAAAAAGGGTAAGCAAACTATCAACTTTGGTACAAAGGTATCGGCCGTGCGCTTTAAACAGGTAGACCAGGTAACAGGAGACGACTTTAAACGAAGCTTCACCAACTGGAACCCTACAGCTACTTATCAGTACAGGTTCTCTCAGCAAAAATCATTTAGCCTGCGTTACAATGGCAGTCCAACACAGCCAACGTTTGACCAGATACAGCCTATCCGTAACAACAATGACCCATTGAACATTACAATAGGTAACCCGGATTTGGGTCCGTCATTTACGCACCGCTTTAACATCAATTTCAACTCCTACAAAACGCTTACCGGCCAGTACTTGTCGGGGTACGGCTCTTACTCCTTCACTACAGATCCGATAGTAAACAATATCACTACCGATACATCTGGCAAGAACACCATCCAGTACCTTAACCTTCCGAACAGGAAGCAGGCAAACTACTATGGTGGTTTTTACTTTGACAGGAAAATCGCGGCGCTTGATTTTAATGTTGGCTTAAGCGCTAACCTTAATGGCAATACTTATTACAGTTTAAAAAATGGTGCAGAGAATAAAACAACATCTAACACCATAAGTGGCCGCTTAAACTTTAATAAATACGTTCAAAAGAAATTTTCCTTTGATATTGGCGCCGGTCCAACGTATACCCGTGGTCAATCATCACTTAACCCCAACCGTAACAACAACGGCCGCGGCTTTAATGCAAACGGCAGGTTTAATGTATACCTGCCCGGTAAGATACAAGTGGGCGCAGATGGCGAATACCAGTACCAGGCAGCAACCCAGTCGTTTGATACCCCATTTGAACAAACCATCATCAACGCTAACATCACTAAGACATTCTTCAAGGCAGAAAACCTGAAGTTAATACTTAGCGGTAATGACTTGTTGAACCAAAACTCTGGCTTTAGCCGCAATGCCAGCGGGTTATACATTTCTCAAAGCAGGTACACTACAATACGCAGGTACTTTATGCTTTCGGTACAATGGGACTTTAACAAAATGGGTGGCGGAGCACCTGCAAAGAAATAA
- a CDS encoding S8 family serine peptidase yields MLKKGSCLLLVLTLCANLSRAQLTRYQKQLNSVYTNKADLQQNKADSNKYFLVQLKSPADASKLRLVKRLSYDYYIAASTSKINTGENLLSVAPANALWKATDDLALQAASHPNSNRQVTLVLRRQNATSVNNIRAVANIVSANGNNVVVNVPLKQLPALLADENIIFASPVRKAHEELAIGNLDLGVNSIAAVTDSYPELNGTGINVSLKEQTYDETDLDLLGRSFISAPRSDVISNHATVMATLIGGSGISYIKGLGAAPAVKLTSSDFITLLPDSLPYFTNFNIALQNHSYGTGIENYYGIEAVAYDKQLYENDTLIHVFSSGNIGTSTPATGLYNGLANVANLSGTFKQAKNVLVVGGTGRTNIPEALSSAGPTYDGRVKPELVADGEDGTSGAAALASGTVALMQQAYKLKFNKKPPAALLKSILINTADDLGTPEVDFKTGYGKMNALEAVRSINNNRFFSGTVSNQTRATYQVTVPANCSMLKIALAWNDAPATLNAPYALINDLDLSIQTPAGETLLPWVLSSYPNTDSLTKPATRQRDTLNNTEQITLKNPAAGTYTILVNGSRVITASQPFYIAYNTKQANSFEWTYPSPADKILATEDNYLRWQNTFTATNGKLSISYDHGATWQAIASVPLSGGYYKWNVPDVFTKAILKMSINGNDHLSKEFIISKPLALDVGFDCTDGTLLHWSPQPGATKYIVYNLKDNQLQQLTTVTDTTVIIPTGMQSSKYFAVSATGNGFEGVRSYTINATTQGTGCYVKNILAEVNNNNSIKLTLNVGSVFNLSSITWEKQTGINMYTDIGNSALKTALSYQFIDTNPKKGINYYRARLTKTDGSAIYSDLASAILLQSNQITLYPNPVSTQLNILTGELNTYELKLYDAMGILRFSKTLNGLQNAISLNVMPGMYICTVSANSKILYQGKIVKL; encoded by the coding sequence ATGTTAAAAAAAGGGAGCTGCCTTTTATTAGTTTTGACGCTTTGTGCCAATTTATCTAGGGCGCAACTTACCCGATATCAAAAACAGCTGAATAGCGTTTATACAAATAAGGCCGATCTCCAGCAAAACAAAGCTGATAGCAATAAATACTTCCTGGTTCAACTTAAAAGCCCTGCAGATGCCAGCAAACTGCGGCTTGTTAAACGCCTTTCTTATGATTATTACATTGCTGCTTCTACGTCCAAAATAAATACTGGCGAAAACCTGCTTAGCGTTGCACCCGCAAATGCCTTATGGAAAGCCACAGATGACCTCGCGTTACAAGCTGCATCGCACCCAAACAGCAATAGGCAAGTTACCCTGGTGCTTCGGCGGCAAAACGCAACAAGCGTTAACAACATCAGGGCCGTTGCTAATATCGTCTCTGCCAACGGCAATAACGTCGTTGTAAATGTCCCTCTGAAACAACTCCCCGCTTTACTGGCGGACGAAAACATAATCTTTGCATCTCCGGTTCGAAAGGCACATGAAGAACTTGCCATAGGTAATCTGGATTTAGGTGTGAACAGCATAGCTGCTGTTACAGATTCCTACCCTGAGCTAAACGGCACAGGCATAAACGTGAGCCTGAAAGAACAAACCTACGACGAAACCGACCTTGATCTCCTTGGCCGCTCTTTTATTTCTGCGCCCCGGTCCGATGTTATATCTAACCACGCCACTGTTATGGCTACGCTTATTGGTGGCAGCGGCATATCTTACATAAAAGGGCTGGGCGCTGCTCCTGCCGTAAAGCTTACTTCGTCAGACTTTATTACACTGCTGCCAGACAGCCTACCGTACTTTACCAATTTTAACATTGCGCTGCAAAACCACTCTTACGGCACCGGCATCGAAAATTATTATGGTATCGAAGCTGTGGCGTACGATAAACAATTGTACGAGAATGACACCCTCATACATGTTTTTTCATCTGGCAATATTGGCACAAGTACACCTGCCACAGGCCTGTACAATGGGTTAGCAAACGTAGCTAACCTGTCTGGCACCTTTAAGCAGGCCAAGAACGTACTGGTTGTAGGTGGTACCGGGCGCACCAACATTCCTGAGGCGCTAAGCTCCGCCGGCCCGACCTACGACGGCCGGGTAAAACCCGAACTCGTTGCCGATGGTGAAGATGGCACCTCAGGTGCCGCGGCGCTTGCATCGGGCACGGTAGCGTTAATGCAACAAGCTTACAAGCTAAAGTTTAACAAAAAGCCACCCGCCGCCCTTTTAAAAAGCATCCTGATTAATACTGCCGATGACCTTGGCACACCCGAAGTAGACTTCAAAACCGGTTATGGAAAAATGAATGCCCTTGAGGCGGTAAGATCCATCAACAACAATCGCTTTTTCTCCGGCACGGTAAGCAACCAAACCAGAGCCACTTACCAGGTAACCGTACCAGCCAATTGCAGTATGTTGAAAATAGCTTTAGCGTGGAACGATGCACCCGCTACGCTGAATGCGCCTTATGCGCTCATTAATGATCTTGATCTGTCAATACAAACTCCTGCCGGCGAAACACTGTTGCCCTGGGTTTTAAGCAGCTATCCGAATACCGACTCACTCACCAAGCCGGCAACCAGACAGCGCGATACTCTAAATAATACCGAACAGATCACGCTCAAAAATCCAGCAGCTGGTACTTATACTATTTTGGTTAATGGCAGCCGGGTTATCACCGCGAGCCAACCGTTCTATATTGCCTACAATACAAAGCAGGCAAACAGTTTTGAATGGACGTATCCATCACCCGCCGACAAAATTCTGGCAACAGAAGACAATTACCTGCGGTGGCAAAATACTTTTACAGCTACCAACGGAAAACTGAGCATAAGCTACGACCATGGCGCCACCTGGCAGGCCATTGCTTCCGTCCCGCTCTCCGGAGGTTATTATAAATGGAACGTTCCCGACGTTTTCACCAAAGCCATACTAAAGATGAGCATTAACGGTAATGATCATCTGAGTAAAGAGTTTATCATCTCCAAACCGCTAGCTTTGGATGTAGGCTTCGACTGTACAGATGGCACATTGCTTCATTGGAGCCCTCAGCCCGGCGCTACCAAATACATCGTTTATAACTTAAAAGATAACCAGCTACAGCAACTTACTACAGTTACCGACACCACCGTTATTATTCCAACCGGTATGCAATCCTCTAAATACTTTGCAGTAAGCGCAACGGGGAATGGTTTTGAGGGAGTACGCAGTTATACCATTAATGCCACTACACAGGGTACCGGTTGTTATGTTAAAAACATACTGGCAGAGGTAAATAACAACAACAGTATAAAACTAACGCTCAACGTGGGCAGCGTTTTCAACCTAAGCAGTATTACCTGGGAAAAACAAACCGGTATTAACATGTATACAGATATTGGCAACTCGGCCCTTAAAACAGCATTGAGCTACCAGTTTATTGATACAAATCCTAAAAAGGGGATCAACTATTACCGCGCGCGGCTGACCAAAACAGATGGAAGCGCTATCTACTCTGATCTTGCAAGCGCTATTTTGCTTCAATCGAACCAAATCACCCTATATCCAAACCCTGTAAGCACGCAATTAAATATCCTTACCGGTGAGTTGAACACCTACGAGTTGAAACTGTACGATGCCATGGGTATACTTCGCTTTAGCAAAACGTTAAATGGCTTACAAAACGCTATAAGTTTGAATGTTATGCCGGGTATGTACATCTGCACTGTTAGCGCAAACTCCAAAATTTTATACCAGGGAAAAATTGTGAAGCTTTAG